One window of the Dendropsophus ebraccatus isolate aDenEbr1 chromosome 12, aDenEbr1.pat, whole genome shotgun sequence genome contains the following:
- the LOC138769433 gene encoding uncharacterized protein, giving the protein MEAFDNLLSILTPHLQRQDTYMRKSIPPVGRLLITLRFLATGESYVSLHLQFRVGTSTISGIVRCTCAVIWEHLQPIVMPSPTREIWLQSAAGFQSVANFPNCIGAVDGKHIRVKQPPRSGSQYFNYKKFFSVVLIAVVDSTYRFLAIDVGSYGSTGDSRALLRSEFGRRILLDHVTLPPPTPLPGTTHPAPFVMVGDQAFPLLNNLLRPYPRRGLDERGRLFNRRLSRARNFVECAFGIMTSQWRVFTTALQLKLATVDMVIKAACVLHNYLRDYAPTPEVNVETLPAFSAPINYGQGRQLNRGIVVRNLFADYFMTPEGAVPVPLSQPPL; this is encoded by the exons atggaggcctttgataatttactttccattttgaccccacatctccagagacaggacacctacatgcggaaatccatccctcctgtgggacgtctgctcataacgttaag attcttggcgacaggggagagttatgtatcgttgcacctccaattcagggttggtacgtccaccatctctggaattgtgaggtgcacgtgcgccgtgatctgggagcatttgcagcccatcgtgatgcccagtccgacccgggagatttggttgcagtcagcagcaggctttcagtctgtggccaatttccccaactgtataggggcggttgatggtaagcacatacgtgtgaagcaaccaccgcgatcaggatcacagtatttcaattataagaaatttttttctgtggtcctgatcgcggttgttgattccacgtatcgtttccttgccatcgacgtcggctcctatggcagtactggggactcccgggcgctactgagatcagagtttgggcggcgcatactcttagatcacgtgactctacctcctcccactcctcttccgggtaccacgcatcccgctccattcgtcatggtaggggatcaagccttccctttactcaacaacctgctgcgcccttacccacggagagggctggatgaacgggggagactatttaaccggaggctgagccgggcacgtaacttcgtggagtgcgccttcgggatcatgactagtcagtggagagtgtttaccactgccctgcagttgaaattggccacagttgacatggtcattaaagctgcctgtgttctccacaactaccttcgggactatgctcccaccccggaggtgaacgtggagacactgccagcttttagtgcccctatcaactatggccaagggagacaactcaaccgcgggatagtggtcaggaacctctttgctgactacttcatgactcctgaaggcgccgtgcccgtgcccctttcacagcctcccttatga